One stretch of Oceanimonas pelagia DNA includes these proteins:
- a CDS encoding diguanylate cyclase domain-containing protein, producing MDGEFMEYHEYGMLAVTEAGYWISVYSAWAALALVASLTGAGLWLFWRCHKRLQALQRRVQELGENADSFRYLVETAHEGIVVVQNKRLVYLNPRMCEMTGYSEAELKALPSFLPLIDPSVRDVMMANHLRRLAGEPSPQRYESLFLKKDGSSYPIELSGVAIVWQGRPATLNMLTDISARKVAEEKMQYLAHHDLLTGLPNRYMLHERLQQAIALAQRTGVPLAVLFIDLNGFKQVNDSHGHEVGDCLLQQVAMRIKPLLRESDTLARMGGDEFVALLTQVSDPQGVAHTVARIKGPWRIRFG from the coding sequence ATGGATGGTGAATTTATGGAATATCACGAGTACGGCATGCTGGCCGTCACCGAAGCGGGTTACTGGATAAGTGTATATTCGGCCTGGGCTGCTCTGGCGCTGGTAGCGAGTCTCACGGGAGCGGGGCTGTGGCTTTTCTGGCGTTGTCACAAGCGTTTGCAAGCGCTGCAACGGCGGGTGCAGGAGCTGGGTGAAAATGCCGACTCTTTTCGTTATCTGGTTGAAACCGCTCACGAAGGCATCGTGGTGGTGCAGAATAAACGGCTGGTCTACCTGAATCCGCGTATGTGCGAGATGACCGGTTACAGTGAAGCCGAGCTGAAAGCGTTGCCGTCCTTTCTGCCCCTGATAGATCCTTCCGTGCGGGACGTCATGATGGCGAATCATCTGCGCCGGCTGGCCGGTGAGCCGTCTCCGCAACGCTATGAAAGCCTGTTTCTGAAAAAGGACGGCAGCAGTTATCCCATTGAACTCAGCGGTGTCGCCATTGTGTGGCAAGGGCGGCCGGCTACCCTGAACATGCTCACCGATATTTCCGCGCGCAAGGTGGCCGAAGAGAAAATGCAGTACCTGGCGCATCACGACCTTCTCACCGGCCTGCCCAATCGTTACATGCTCCACGAACGTCTGCAGCAGGCAATTGCGCTGGCTCAGCGTACCGGCGTGCCGCTGGCCGTGCTGTTTATCGATCTCAATGGTTTCAAGCAGGTGAATGATAGCCATGGCCATGAGGTGGGAGACTGCCTTTTGCAGCAGGTGGCCATGCGCATCAAACCGTTGCTGAGAGAGTCCGATACCCTGGCCCGCATGGGTGGCGATGAATTTGTGGCACTGCTGACGCAGGTGTCAGACCCGCAGGGAGTGGCGCACACGGTGGCGCGCATCAAGGGGCCATGGCGGATCCGTTTCGGATGA
- a CDS encoding ankyrin repeat domain-containing protein has product MKRSRLPIYLVWLGALLMSVVTMAGEPEQQLRAAAIKGDAERIVTLLEQGAGLESRDDDGRTALMLATRHNRVEAARVLIAAGADVNAKDHIHDSPYLYAGASGYNDILALTLAHGADLASTNRYGGTALIPAAERGHVDTVNMLIAAGVNVDHINRLHWTALMEAIVLGQGGPEHTRIVALLLDAGADPNIADADGITPLQHARKRGYTGMVRLLEQAGAH; this is encoded by the coding sequence GTGAAGCGTTCGCGTTTGCCCATTTACCTTGTCTGGCTGGGAGCCCTGCTGATGTCTGTGGTAACGATGGCCGGCGAGCCGGAACAACAACTGCGGGCGGCGGCCATCAAGGGCGATGCCGAACGCATTGTCACCCTGCTGGAACAGGGCGCCGGGCTGGAAAGCCGGGACGACGACGGCCGCACCGCACTGATGCTGGCCACCCGTCACAACCGGGTGGAGGCGGCGCGGGTGTTGATCGCCGCCGGTGCCGACGTGAACGCCAAGGACCATATTCACGACAGCCCCTACCTGTATGCCGGCGCCAGTGGCTATAACGATATTCTGGCGCTCACCCTGGCCCATGGTGCCGATCTGGCCAGCACCAACCGTTATGGCGGTACCGCCCTGATTCCCGCCGCCGAGCGCGGCCATGTGGATACGGTGAACATGCTGATCGCCGCCGGGGTGAATGTGGATCACATCAACCGGCTGCACTGGACCGCCTTAATGGAAGCCATTGTGCTGGGGCAGGGCGGGCCGGAACATACTCGGATTGTGGCGCTGCTGCTGGACGCCGGCGCCGACCCCAACATTGCCGACGCCGACGGCATCACCCCGCTGCAGCATGCCCGGAAGCGCGGCTACACCGGCATGGTGCGGCTGCTGGAACAGGCCGGCGCCCACTGA
- a CDS encoding cyanate transporter: MTAQSRSFAREQGAMLLLVVLVGLNLRPFITGPGPVMEMIRTGTGLSYVGMSLLTLLPFLLMGVGAFVSPGLQARWGTRRGLLTALALLMLGSALRGIAGNGVTLLFTALLCGMGVAFVQSVFPGIIKQQFAGRMAMVTGLYSAMIMGGGAFGAQLTPWLAGSEHHWQQALAWLALPVALAWWCARKVLAEQGGKRPEPGLAKRLLARPRTWQLMLCFGFVNAGYSTMVTWLAPYYQQLGWTAASSAGLVSVMAVAQAVSAVGITLLARGQDRRPWLWLTLLLQFTGFAGLLLQPELAPWLWVAVCGAGLGGNFSMSLVTALDHLPQPQQAGVLTALMQGGGFLLAALGPLAVSLLLECTGTFAAGWTLHLGLVSVVLLTTLRFNPRRYAQAMASA; this comes from the coding sequence ATGACCGCTCAATCCCGTTCTTTTGCCCGAGAGCAGGGCGCCATGCTGCTGCTGGTGGTGCTTGTTGGCCTGAACCTGCGTCCTTTTATTACCGGCCCGGGCCCGGTGATGGAGATGATCCGCACCGGCACCGGTCTCAGTTATGTGGGCATGTCGCTGCTCACCCTGCTGCCGTTTTTGCTGATGGGGGTGGGTGCCTTTGTGTCGCCCGGGCTGCAGGCCAGGTGGGGCACCCGCCGGGGGCTGCTTACCGCCCTGGCGTTGCTGATGCTGGGCTCGGCCCTGCGGGGCATTGCCGGTAACGGCGTTACCCTGCTGTTTACCGCGCTGCTCTGTGGCATGGGCGTGGCCTTTGTGCAGTCGGTGTTTCCCGGCATTATCAAACAGCAGTTTGCGGGGCGCATGGCCATGGTCACCGGTCTCTATTCCGCCATGATCATGGGCGGCGGCGCCTTTGGCGCCCAGCTTACGCCCTGGCTGGCGGGCAGCGAGCATCACTGGCAGCAGGCGCTGGCCTGGCTGGCACTGCCGGTGGCTCTGGCCTGGTGGTGTGCCCGCAAGGTGCTGGCGGAGCAGGGCGGCAAGCGCCCCGAGCCGGGGCTGGCGAAGCGCCTGCTGGCCCGGCCCCGCACCTGGCAGCTGATGCTGTGCTTTGGCTTTGTTAACGCCGGTTACTCCACCATGGTGACCTGGCTGGCGCCCTATTATCAGCAACTGGGCTGGACGGCGGCGAGCAGCGCCGGCCTGGTGTCGGTAATGGCGGTGGCCCAGGCGGTGTCGGCGGTGGGCATTACCCTGCTGGCCCGGGGCCAGGACAGGCGCCCCTGGCTGTGGCTGACCCTGTTGCTGCAGTTCACCGGCTTTGCCGGCCTGCTGCTGCAGCCGGAGCTGGCGCCCTGGTTGTGGGTGGCGGTGTGTGGTGCAGGGCTGGGCGGCAACTTCTCCATGTCGCTGGTCACAGCGCTGGATCACTTGCCACAGCCTCAGCAGGCCGGTGTGCTCACCGCGCTGATGCAGGGCGGCGGCTTTTTGCTGGCGGCGCTGGGGCCGCTGGCAGTGTCGTTGTTGCTGGAGTGCACCGGCACCTTTGCCGCCGGCTGGACCCTGCATCTCGGCCTGGTGAGCGTGGTGTTGCTCACCACCCTGCGTTTTAACCCGCGGCGCTATGCCCAGGCCATGGCCAGTGCCTGA
- the gcvA gene encoding transcriptional regulator GcvA produces the protein MKIKPLPPMNSLIVFEAAARHLSFTLAANELSVTQGAISRQIRQLEEYLGKDLFVRANRNISLTPTGMQYYQTIYRALLDVAQATGEIKKWQGEQQITVATTNAMAALWLLPKVAAFQREHGEVDLRILASDQVTDFRRLDCDIALFYCRLPPAEMKVTRLFPEEVFPVCSPGYLERTRDWGSPEELFSRTLLYLDESQRDWLTWQEWFEQVGWSNIQPRNRININNYPMLIQAAVNGQGIALAWGSLVDEYLENGALVRPVDTVLRTPASFCMLEPLNRGVVPNSVKLFRSWLLEQLPGQVGEKGLHDGS, from the coding sequence ATGAAAATCAAGCCACTGCCGCCCATGAACAGCCTGATTGTGTTCGAGGCGGCGGCCCGCCACCTCAGCTTTACCCTGGCCGCCAATGAACTGAGCGTGACTCAGGGCGCCATCAGCCGGCAAATTCGCCAGCTGGAAGAATATCTGGGCAAGGACCTGTTCGTGCGGGCCAACCGCAATATTTCCCTTACCCCCACCGGCATGCAGTATTACCAGACCATTTACCGCGCCCTGCTGGATGTGGCCCAGGCCACCGGCGAAATTAAAAAGTGGCAGGGTGAGCAGCAAATTACCGTGGCCACCACCAACGCCATGGCGGCGCTGTGGCTGCTGCCCAAGGTGGCGGCGTTTCAGCGCGAGCATGGCGAAGTGGATCTGCGCATTCTCGCCTCGGATCAGGTCACCGACTTCCGCCGGCTCGACTGCGATATTGCACTGTTTTATTGCCGGCTGCCGCCGGCGGAGATGAAGGTGACCCGGCTGTTTCCCGAAGAGGTGTTTCCGGTGTGCAGCCCGGGTTATCTGGAACGCACCAGAGACTGGGGTTCACCGGAAGAGCTGTTCAGCAGAACGCTGCTCTATCTGGATGAATCCCAGCGTGACTGGCTGACCTGGCAGGAATGGTTCGAGCAGGTGGGCTGGTCGAACATTCAGCCCCGCAACCGCATTAACATCAACAACTACCCCATGCTGATCCAGGCCGCCGTGAACGGCCAGGGCATTGCCCTGGCCTGGGGCTCGCTGGTGGATGAGTACCTGGAGAACGGCGCTTTGGTGCGGCCGGTAGACACGGTGCTGCGCACCCCCGCCAGTTTCTGCATGCTGGAGCCGCTGAACCGGGGCGTGGTGCCCAACAGCGTGAAACTGTTCCGCAGCTGGCTGCTGGAGCAGTTGCCGGGTCAGGTGGGTGAAAAGGGCCTGCACGACGGCAGTTGA
- the dddP gene encoding dimethylsulfonioproprionate lyase DddP encodes MNSAGFFTSVSSNRKIDPSRRRGQFKPDGSLNDNDRVEIGPTELAFAEWRERGLTPPTLSRMREYRLQRIVGELQRRDLAGVLLFDPLNIRYATDTTNMQLWITHNHARACFVSAAGHVILWDFHNCEHLSAHLPLVKEVRGGAAFFYFETGNKTEQHAARFAAEVQSVLREHGGNNRRLAIDKIEMAGFTQLQRLGIDMFDGQEVMELARAIKNEDEVNAMRCAIASTEIAMKQMQQASVPGVTENDIWSILHAENIRRGGEWIECRILSSGPRTNPWFQECGPRVVQAGELLAFDSDLIGSYGMCADISRTWLIGDHAPTAEQKHLYRVAHEHIQHNMSILKPGMSFREVTEAGLLLPEPYRAQRYGVMMHGVGLCDEYPCIRYPEDLEGHGYDGVLEPGMTLCVEAYVGAVGGREGVKLEDQVLITDTGVENLTSYPFEAALLAD; translated from the coding sequence ATGAACAGTGCTGGCTTTTTTACGTCGGTATCTTCCAACAGAAAGATCGATCCTTCCCGTCGCCGGGGGCAGTTCAAGCCCGATGGCTCCCTCAACGACAACGACAGGGTCGAAATCGGTCCCACCGAGCTGGCCTTTGCCGAATGGCGGGAGCGGGGGCTCACGCCACCCACCTTAAGCCGCATGCGGGAATACCGGCTGCAGCGCATTGTCGGCGAGCTGCAAAGGCGGGATCTGGCCGGGGTGCTGCTGTTCGACCCGCTTAATATTCGCTATGCCACCGACACCACCAACATGCAGCTGTGGATCACCCACAACCATGCCCGGGCCTGTTTTGTGTCGGCGGCGGGCCATGTGATTTTATGGGACTTTCACAACTGCGAGCACCTGTCGGCCCACTTGCCGCTGGTAAAGGAGGTGCGCGGCGGCGCCGCCTTTTTCTATTTCGAAACCGGCAACAAAACCGAGCAGCACGCCGCCAGATTTGCCGCCGAGGTGCAGTCGGTGCTGCGGGAGCACGGTGGCAACAACCGGCGGCTGGCGATCGACAAAATCGAAATGGCCGGCTTTACCCAGCTGCAGCGCCTCGGCATTGACATGTTCGACGGCCAGGAGGTGATGGAGCTGGCCCGGGCCATCAAGAACGAAGACGAAGTCAACGCCATGCGCTGCGCCATTGCCTCAACCGAAATCGCCATGAAGCAAATGCAGCAGGCCTCGGTGCCGGGCGTCACCGAAAACGACATCTGGTCCATTCTGCATGCGGAAAACATTCGCCGGGGCGGCGAGTGGATTGAATGCCGCATTCTGTCTTCCGGCCCGCGCACCAACCCCTGGTTTCAGGAGTGCGGCCCCCGGGTGGTGCAGGCAGGGGAGCTGCTGGCCTTTGACAGCGACCTTATCGGCTCCTACGGCATGTGCGCCGACATTTCCCGCACCTGGCTGATTGGTGACCACGCGCCCACGGCGGAGCAGAAGCACCTGTATCGTGTGGCCCACGAGCATATTCAGCACAACATGAGCATCCTCAAGCCGGGCATGAGCTTTCGGGAGGTGACCGAGGCCGGCCTGTTGCTGCCCGAGCCTTACCGGGCCCAGCGCTATGGCGTGATGATGCACGGCGTGGGGCTGTGTGACGAATACCCCTGCATTCGCTACCCGGAAGATCTGGAGGGCCACGGTTACGACGGCGTGCTGGAGCCGGGCATGACCCTGTGCGTGGAGGCCTATGTGGGCGCCGTGGGCGGCCGGGAAGGGGTCAAGCTGGAAGATCAGGTGCTGATCACCGACACCGGCGTGGAAAACCTGACTTCCTACCCCTTTGAGGCGGCCCTGCTGGCCGATTAG